The following are encoded in a window of Parambassis ranga chromosome 15, fParRan2.1, whole genome shotgun sequence genomic DNA:
- the tacc2 gene encoding transforming acidic coiled-coil-containing protein 2 isoform X10 — MGNENSTTEVLPEDGAPENVVLFPPKENQNDSLQSGAQTETQRDDQTLLTETSTCQPSLLSEQVLPDVPVITGVEESRGLSADQEDKEELEFPHDLLPSLDFSSELNIWESSLGPLPSLEPPQLEFLTPTEEIATPLRQEEIPEVEQAAEKTTAEIPSLSVVKKPVDLPEPLKKTTDLLEPTQQKTEPTDSIEADPPEETKTSELPEPTKKEEEEPSDEVEELKSQPVTSQKAEEQAEVLEPTQNTEETPESTKCEVGFIEPTKNEEPEPINKTTESLQPDTKLVSEELVEKPAEVPPVEPFTVPAEKTAETETVQDPPAELQDSGPSIAEQAERRHPAPASPPPPQHFPPHLQDTAEFPTPTPLTSHIPKTLTTPPASPCPPPAPNQCDDHFPASAPCHVPFRSSDSDGAFETPESTTPVKTASPSEPLREQFPSDDKVPGTSDSDLASDVTAAEPALGSLSATFDEDRPIAASGTYNIDFFAAEPSSHTLTRSLSLQGGELDSSGLSDGSFSGGFCPHSESFSVGTESAPGTLRRPKKVRPGSVKKKPFLRQNSNPESPRPASSSSTPEIKKRAKPRAASPLQAQEETEGGSATPSPGGTLRRTRKSRVETPPPLPEETNHTSQEESAVGPALPLCQEESSLPGSPASKDESPIPPSASYKWDPENFENINPFNTGGSKIANSPVLGRKDPVCAPLSSLPESPPIPAVESYHPSPPAPPEEPISNPEEQPILPKRQPVRLEFDYSEESGEVPQASPPPKKVGKKASAKMPLRKPKLGLKKAAPAQTEQLDNNPPAAQNGNEDEIALPKASYSYEPDKWEDPNFNPFSSKKGMTNSPKLSRPSYGFDPNTFDVSIDPFKSSNKISNSPPKASASFELSSNDYDNDNENDNDNIGELEDQNLNKPAKKKKTPIKSNTFRVKRSPKKSPLSDLSPDAAPTDEPQSHSQDDHATDEEKLASSISHKWAALADVDVDLNSDQQDFPQPCDLTSFVNEKEAAVQDYEIEYMEKIGSSSPPLSVKKPSLYLNLDSVSDNLTKNTHGSEPNSPCTGSFEEMEAQITAGMKTPVLSPRPGPEGCAGDKGRKRESEALSRTQSTERDEQPPSQGPMEAPAPALAIPMLDRLAECGDPLQYLEPDLAETNPTAFAQKLQEELVFAALRIEALQVAKNISQCPSLPTVTPEHREVSSLLESAVSKSSLYGRTKTANESSYNEGESPHLPRDLDHSLGIAREEIVSKEKEVLVWQRKYEESQQELLEMRRIVAEYEKTIAHMIEDDQKEKSLSHHTIQQLVMEKEQALADLNSVEKSLADLFRRYEKLKDMVEGYRKNEEILKKSAQEHLARVRKEEQRYRALKIHAEEKIDKANSDIVQVRAKAKQEQAAYQASLRKEQMKVDSLERTLEQKNKEIEELTKICDELIGKMGKS; from the exons ACCCCTCCCATCTCTGGAGCCTCCACAGTTGGAGTTTCTGACTCCAACTGAGGAGATAGCTACTCCTCTGAGACAAGAGGAGATCCCAGAAGTAGAGCAAGCTGCAGAAAAGACGACGGCAGAGATCCCATCTCTAAGTGTTGTGAAGAAGCCAGTGGACCTTCCTGAACCTTTGAAGAAGACAACAGATCTCCTTGAACcaacacagcagaaaacagagccCACAGACAGCATAGAAGCAGATCCTccagaagaaacaaaaacaagcgaGCTCCCAGAACCAAccaagaaagaagaagaagagccttCAGACGAGGTTGAAGAGCTGAAAAGTCAACCAGTGACTTCGCAAAAAGCAGAGGAGCAGGCTGAAGTATTAGAACCAACACAAAATACAGAGGAGACGCCAGAATCAACCAAATGTGAAGTAGGTTTCATAGAACCAACAAAGAATGAAGAACCAGAGCCAATAAACAAGACAACAGAGTCCCTACAGCCAGACACAAAGCTCGTTAGTGAGGAGCTAGTGGAAAAACCAGCAGAGGTCCCACCTGTGGAGCCATTTACAGTCCCAGCTGAGAaaactgcagagacagagacagtccaGGATCCTCCTGCAGAGCTACAGGACAGTGG GCCCTCCATTGCTGAGCAGGCAGAAAGACGTCACCCTGCCcctgcctctcctccacctcctcaacaCTTCCCCCCTCACCTCCAAGACACCGCCGAGTTCCCTACTCCCACACCCCTAACGAGTCACATCCCCAAAACTCTAACAACCCCACCTGCATCCCCCTGCCCTCCTCCTGCACCCAACCAGTGTGACGACCATTTCCCTGCTTCTGCACCCTGCCACGTCCCCTTCAG GAGCTCGGACTCTGATGGAGCCTTTGAGACCCCGGAATCTACAACTCCAGTGAAGACTGCTTCTCCTTCTGAGCCTCTAAGAGAGCAGTTTCCATCTGATGACAAAG TCCCTGGCACCTCAGACAGTGATCTTGCCTCTGATGTGACTGCAGCTGAACCAGCCCTCGGCTCTTTGTCTGCTACTTTTGATGAGGACAGGCCTATTGCTGCCAGTGGTACATATAACATTGACTTCTTTGCTGCAGAGCCATCAAGTCACACCCTGACCCGCTCTCTCAGCCTCCAAGGAGGAGAGCTTGATAGTTCCGGTCTGTCAGACGGTTCTTTTTCAGGTGGTTTTTGTCCGCATTCTGAATCTTTCAGCGTCGGCACTGAGAGTGCCCCGGGGACACTTCGCAGGCCCAAAAAGGTCCGGCCTGGGTCTGTAAAGAAGAAGCCTTTTCTCAGGCAGAACTCCAACCCAGAGAGCCCTAGGCCAGCCTCATCCAGCAGTACCCCAGAGATCAAAAAGCGGGCAAAGCCTCGAGCTGCCAGCCCTCTCCAGGCCCAGgaggaaacagagggaggatcaGCAACCCCGAGTCCTGGAGGAACCCTCAGACGAACCAGGAAGAGCCGTGTTGAGACTCCGCCTCCTCTACCAGAGGAGACCAATCACACCAGCCAAGAGGAGAGTGCTGTTGGCCCAGCCTTACCTTTGTGCCAGGAGGAGAGCTCACTCCCTGGTAGTCCAGCAAGCAAAGACGAATCCCCGATCCCTCCTAGTGCCTCCTACAAATGGGATCCAGAGAATTTTGAGAACATCAATCCCTTCAACACTGGAGGTAGTAAAATTGCCAATTCCCCTGTTCTAGGCCGTAAAGACCCTGTGTGTGCCCCTCTTTCCAGCCTTCCAGAGAGTCCTCCCATCCCTGCTGTAGAATCATATCATCCTAGTCCCCCGGCTCCTCCTGAGGAGCCAATCAGCAACCCTGAGGAGCAACCAATCTTACCTAAACGTCAGCCAGTAAGACTGGAGTTTGACTACTCCGAAGAGAGTGGTGAGGTGCCTCAGGCCTCTCCTCCACCTAAGAAAGTGGGTAAGAAAGCAAGTGCCAAAATGCCTCTGAGGAAACCAAAGCTGGGGCTGAAAAAGGCAGCCCCAGcgcagacagagcagctggacAACAACCCTCCAGCAGCCCAGAACGGCAACGAGGATGAAATCGCTCTACCTAAAGCATCTTACAGCTACGAACCAGACAAGTGGGAAGATCCAAACTTTAATCCATTTTCTTCAAAGAAAGGCATGACAAACTCCCCCAAACTGTCCAGGCCATCTTATGGCTTTGACCCTAACACCTTTGATGTCTCCATAGACCCTTTCAAATCATCCAACAAGATTTCCAACTCTCCTCCTAAGGCATCTGCCTCTTTTGAACTGTCATCCAATGACTATGATAATGACAATGAAAATGACAATGACAACATCGGGGAGCTGGAAGACCAAAACCTGAACAAACctgccaagaagaagaaaactccCATCAAATC TAATACTTTCAGAGTGAAGAGGTCACCCAAGAAATCCCCGTTATCTGACCTGTCCCCG GATGCTGCGCCGACAGACGAACCTCAAAGCCACTCGCAGGATGACCACGCCACAGACGAGGAGAAGCTGGCTTCCTCCATCAGTCATAAATGGGCAGCATTGGCAGACGTGGATGTGGATTTGAACTCCGACCAACAAGACTTCCCTCAGCCATGCGACCTTACATCATTTGTTAATGAAAAGGAAGCTGCAG tACAAGATTATGAAATTGAGTATATGGAGAAGATTGGATCCTCTTCCCCG CCACTGTCTGTGAAGAAGCCATCTTTGTACTTGAATTTGGACTCAGTGTCTGACAACTTAACCAAAAATACACATGGATCTGAACCCAACTCCCCCTGCACAGG GAGTTTCGAGGAGATGGAGGCTCAGATAACAGCAGGTATGAAGACACCAGTGTTGAGCCCCAGGCCTGGACCTGAAGGCTGTGCTGGGGATAAgggcaggaagagagaaagtgaggCACTCAGCcgaacacagagcacagagagggATGAACAG CCCCCTAGCCAGGGCCCCATGGAGGCCCCTGCTCCAGCCTTGGCCATACCCATGTTAGACAGGCTGGCTGAGTGTGGAGACCCCCTGCAGTACCTGGAGCCTGACCTGGCTGAGACCAACCCCACCGCATTCGCCCAAAAACTACAG GAGGAGCTGGTGTTTGCTGCTCTGAGGATAGAGGCTCTGCAGGTAGCCAAAAACATCTCTCAGTGCCCCTCCCTCCCAACTGTAACCCCTGAG CACCGGGAGGTATCATCTCTATTAGAAAGTGCCGTGTCAAAGAGCTCTCTGTACGGAAGGACCAAGACCGCCAACGAGTCCAGCTACAACGAAGGGGAGAGCCCCCACCTGCCCAGAGACCTGGACCACTCGTTGGGAATTGCACGAGAGGAG ATTGTGTCAAAGGAGAAAGAAGTGCTGGTGTGGCAGAGGAAGTATGAGGAAAGCCAACAGGAACTGCTGGAGATGAG GAGAATTGTGGCTGAGTATGAGAAGACGATCGCCCACATGATAG aGGATGACCAGAAAGAGAAGTCTCTCTCCCACCACACCATCCAGCAGCTGGTCATGGAGAAGGAGCAGGCCCTGGCTGACCTCAACTCTGTGGAGAAGTCTCTGGCCGACCTCTTCCGTCGCTATGAGAAGCTAAAGGACATGGTGGAGGGCTACCGCAAG AATGAAGAGATACTAAAGAAATCTGCTCAGGAGCATCTGGCCCGGGTCCGCAAGGAGGAGCAGCGATACCGAGCCTTGAAGATTCATGCGGAGGAGAAAATAGACAA GGCCAATTCAGACATAGTTCAGGTGCGAGCTAAGGCCAAGCAGGAGCAGGCTGCCTACCAAGCCAGTCTGAGGAAGGAGCAAATGAAGGTGGACTCTCTGGAGCGGACGCTGGAACAAAAG AACAAAGAGATTGAGGAGTTAACAAAGATATGTGACGAGCTGATCGGCAAGATGGGGAAGAGTTAG